GCACGTTAAACAACCGAACGCCGAAGTGTACCATAGGCAGGACATGAAGCGGGGTGAATTTGACTACGGGTACCACGTGCAGTCGGTTAACAACCAGTTCCAGCACAAGGTAAAGGGTCCGGACGATGTGACGTACGGTTGCTATGGTTATGTGGATCCCTCGAATCGTAAACATCTCGTGTACTACGTCGCGGATCGGATGGGCTATCGGATCATCTTCCCGAACCGTGCAACAAAGATCTTTACCGCGAAACTTTCGGACAGTTTGTACGTGTCGTGTGTATTTCACTTAAAAGACAGAAATGTATTGATTGTCTTTTGTTGTACTCTCTAGAAACAAGCTGGATGGCGCGGTTAAGGGCAAAGACTACGACGAGAAGGTTGTCCAATGGAATGATCTATACATGCCCGAGTCATGCTTCCGACTgcatgaaattttagaacctGCCGCTAGCAATCAGTCACCTGCACAAGTTGTTCCAACTCAAGTTCCAGCGACGTCCCAAGTGCCAGTTCAGCCTCTTCCAACAAAAACAGTCCAAACAAGCGGACCAGGGTTGCCGCAACCTACGCAATATACGGTTCCGACTACACCTCGCACCTTGGTTGATCAGACAGGAGGCAGTTCTGTGGATAATGCTAATTATGATGATTACGGGCAACCACAACCTTCATACGACCGTATCTACGTACATAACCATGGACAGAGGCGTCTGGATGAAGACTTCCCTGACCAAAACCAGGCTGGGGTACAACAGCAGCGCCCACAACAGCCACCACAAACCTGGCAAGGCTCACTGCCGGACATCAACCCGGCAAACATAAACCTGGACCAGTTCAATGGACATGTGTATCCCATTCACACTGCTAGCTACGAACTCGAAGGAGGCGTAAAGACAACGACAGGACAATTTTCTGCCTCCCAGTACAACCTGAACATTACGCAGCTTCTCGCCCAGATTGAAGCGGTCAATTCTCAGGTTATCACGCTAAACATGCTGCTGGCGGGTATGGCGAATAATCCAACGGCCTACAGTAATGCCAACGAGAACAGTTGTCGCAGTGTTGTTCAACTGCTAACGACCCAGAAACGCACTCCTCAGCTTGTCTACGTACCGATCCTAATCCCTTACACCGAAGGTCAGTACAACATTAACCAACCGATCACACCGGTGCGCTCGGACGCCTACCGAGGTCAACAACATTCGAACCAGGGCTGATAAGACACCATCAACAGTTGATTAGTGGCGGAAAGAGGTTGTGATAGCTGATTTCGCCTGTTTGAAAACACGTCAGGTTAGAATGCTAGAAACAAGGGCAGAATGcgtattttcttttgaaagtaAATGCAAAACAAGACGATTATTATTATACGAAGTGTAAACAATAATTTGGAGATAGTAAATAATAAGCGCAACAACGAAGAGAAAATGAATTTCGTGGTGTAATTCCTTCCACATCCTTTTGAAATCTGAAGCGGTTTATTAGCCTAAATTCCAAGGGCAGGAGACATTTGGTGTGTCTTAAACGTCCAAAAACCTTTTTTACGGCTGGTATTCCATATCACGTGCACTAAACGCAATCTGCTTCGAAAGCCTATGAATATATAGGCGTCCTCTAAATGACCACTACAATTCTACAAACACGTCTCAGATACTGATTGAATGCAGCTGTTTGCGGTTACAAGGTTTCACCGGATCGCGGTTAGATTTGCTGTTGATGAAGGCTGTTCGAATAGTGCACTTCGCTTTACGTAAAGTCCCTGCCTTAGACGAGTAGTCGATGAATAATGAAGCTGGTCGATTGTTGCCAAATTCGACCACGACCATTGCTCCTATAGGAACGCGGCGTCATCAAGGGTAGTGGGTAGTGGTAGTTTACTTGGGTTtgagagctagacaaactaaATCGAAGTAAGTAAATAGCCACGATGGGGAACAATTTGAGGGCAGTAAACCGGTTTCACGAATATATCATTGGCAGAAGCAAATTCCCTTTTCTAAGTGGAAATGTAAAAAGCCTGTCACGTATCATTTATGGTGTATTTGCgattaataattaaaagagCAACAAATACCATCATATACTTGAGATATATTGGAGAAATATATTGCACGAAGACTTTTTTAGCAACgtgaattgaaaattatttgtCATACAATTTGGTTTACAGTTTTGCAGTCTGCTGTTACCTTTAATGTTGAGATACGAATTGTAAGATGTCTTTTCTTTAATCAAGCTATTTTAAAGAAATGTCCTATCATATAAATCCAGCTAAAACTCTACTTCGAATCAATTTCGAATGAAAGGTGAGACAAATCCACTAAAACCTTTCGTAAGGTGCATATTTTACTGTCTGCCCTAGGGCCTAAACCTGGTAAACCGGGATTCGAAATCTGAACCTGTTTCACAATGAAACCTAATCCTTGGTCAGTGTCGATTTAATCAAACGCCACGAGATCACGCGAAGAGACGTATCGATACCTCTCCGTTTGCCATTCTCTATACCACTTCAGGGAAACACCATCCATTGATACGAAATGGATTTTTCATGTCCAGCGGCAACGGCAACGGTGATGAGACGGTGACGACATTTTCCCAATAACGGTGCTAACGCTAGATGCATGGATTGCGGAATGGTGCTCGATTACATCATATCGGTCAcgtaaattattcaacaatttGAAATTCGCTTGCACATCGGTATTGGTCTACGAATTCCCGAGCAGCTGGAAGTAACCGCAGCGTACTGTTTTAACACACCGGTGCACTGTTGCTATTTGCGATGAGAAAATTCACAGCTTATCGGTTTCATTAGTGATTGATGCGattgcaaaaaaggaaaatatccGAAACGATTGCACGATTTTAATTATGAAGTAGGAAGGTAGCGTGTTGTGTAGATGcttatttatattaaattatgatttaaattaaatgttttcaatGGAATGCAACTTCATTCGTTGGtagataaaaacaattttggAAGCAAGattattcacattttttatattaaacttATACATAAAATATGCAACATTTATGTTCTTGTAATATTTCAAACAGCTCAAATTGCTTTGCAAACATTGTTGAATAACTTGAGCTTTATACTCTCTAAACCTTTGTTTTTCTTGAGCATACGACAAGGTAGTTCGATTCTAAAAACAAGCGGTTCAAACTAACTTCTAACTTGCCAAGCATAGTTGACGCTTGATAATGAACCGACAATGACTGGTCTTTTATCGCTTTCTCGTTCTCCAAGGCTCGAAAACACTCCACGTCAACATTATCCCCCCAGATGCACAGTCAGCTACAAATTGCTCAGTCAAAGTTTGACCAGTGCTTAAAAGTAGTTAAAACTTTCGACCGGTTCCAATGTGTCCCTGTTCTTCTCGATGGCACGGCTAAAGCTCCCTTTTCGTACAACATGAAAAAAGTTGATGAACCTTGAACAACACTGTGACGGTGATGTTGATGACCAAGCTGAAAGTCCCCGCTCTTTTATCGCCACTTTGTACTGTTTTTATTCCAGCACCTATTCGGCTGTTTTTCTCATCCTCTGTTTCCCATTAGCCAATCGAAGGAAAAGTGCTGCCACCATTAGACGAAGCGACAATTTGCATGTACTGGAGAATGGTGGCGAATGGAGGCTGTTTTGTGCATGGTACTTAGAgtatgtttcgttttgtcGAATTTTCTTGCAGTTACACTGTGCTATCATCATCTCCAGGAAGCTTTCCgtctaaaacaaaaatggtacgCAAGTGAAGGGTGCGGGGTGTGATTTAGCTTTTGGGTTTGGAAGTTAATGCTTCAGGTTTCGGTTGGGAATAAACACACATGCGGAAACTTTTGCCTTAGGACTTAAGGTTTTGTTGAATTTCACATTGGCACCATAACGGAAGAGAATTTTGCAAATGACATGATTGGTGGTTGAGAATTGAAAACTATACCgggatattttgttttttaactcATGCCGGGAAGGACCCTCAAAGTAGGTGGAGAGAGATTGAGCATTGtcataaaataacaacaactaTTGTTGGGTAAACTGGTCTTTGGAAATGGATGATTAAGATTTCTCGTGATTTGCGTGGGATTAAAATGGCATGTATTACATTTTCTTCGTTTGTAATGGAGATTACATTCTTTATAAGAATACCAAAGAGAAGACAAGACAAGACAAGAAGACCGAAGAGTGATAGGGAAGAATGTAGTAACCACTATCATGTTTACAAAATAAACCTAAATCTAGCCAAAGGACATTACTGTTGTTCTGATCTCTGATGtccaaaatgtgttttaaaggATTTGAAAATCGCCGCAAAACGACACGCTGGagttgaaaaatgtaaatgtgAACGATGGTATTTATGGATCGacacaatttaaaaacataatatGAACTACTAACGTAACCGGTCCGATGGCATGGTGCTAGTTGCGCCAATCTTAACACGATCATTTCTTACCAAAAtccgttacgccaagaagagagagaactACTAACAGTAAATCGAACCAAAGAAGTACAACActgatatttaaataaatcaaacgatTTAACACCATGTTACATGATCCCACAGAACTGCACAAACAACCTTTCCGATGAAATTATAGAGCGAAGTCAACCGATCAGTTCGTTTAGCGCCCAGACACAAATCAGATAAATTGTACCAACTGCAGCCTAAATAGATTCACAGTGTAGGTGTTAGTTGCCAAATCGGTATCCTACGAACAGCACACGCTTGCACAAATATAATTCATCGCTCACCGTCCTCGTTTTGCCGACAGCATAAGCGAATATTAATGAGCCGAGTTTGTTCACGAAGGTTCGAACCTGTTCCACCCAAGGGAGGCAAAACAACCGCAAAAATCCCGGCACGGTCGGGTGTGCGAAATTGTAtgctaataaaattttaaacactcCCCAAATGAATGTAAAATCCAAAAATCTTCGCATGGCAGCGTGCAGGCACGGACAGGCAGACAGGTGATAATTAAAACACGATATAGAAAATCTACATTTCTTCATTATAATCCATTTTTGGGAGGTGTTTTGGGGTTTAGTGCACCGCCGTTCCCCGAGTGCTTGCGCTGTAGATGTAGGTATGCTGAGGGTAGTTTTAGAAAGTGTTCATCCTCTGCATTCCCTTTATTCTCTCCCTCTTTCGGTAGTGCAGCAAAATTTGAGTTTCACAAAACTTAATCCTCTTCCTTCCGTAAACGTGTGATACATTTGCATCCGAACCGCGTTTTGTCCGTGTTGCAAGGAAATGTCTTATTTTTCCAGCTGTCAGTGAACTCTTGGGCAGAAAATTGCTCCACAGTGTCGACGTCTTCGCTGCGTGGAAAAGCTTTCATCGTACGTGGTCGAGAGTATGGGAGGGGTGGGGTAGACAACTTGCCACAATTCTCACCCAAGTTCTCCACCACATATAATCCTCGGAGGCACCAGCAACCTATTTACGGCAGCAGCCCAAGCGTACAGATGTTactattaaaagtttattaaaagatgtgaaaacttttcatttATGTATGACGGAACGTGACGGGCGTGTTCGTTTTTAAGAGCGAAGGGTATCCCCGGAAGAAAATTGCACACTGCATTCAGTGCAGCTGTGCCCCTTTTGCGTAAGCGAAAGATTGACTGTCCGATATGGAAGTGCAATGGAAAAGCATTCGTCATACTGAAGGAAGGAGCTTGAAGTGAAGTGAAGGAGCTTGTGGTGAGGTTTACACGGATTTTTGTGGACTGCTTTTTTGGAGATACTTTAAGCAGCGTTATCGACTGAAAGTTTACATTGGCTTTGGGGAGTAAACGACAGTAGCGGCAAACACTTTCTTTGTTATTTTCAAACAGGATAGTTGaagaaaatttgaataattcaaaTGTGTATACTAAATGTGAGCTTAGTTGTTGTAACTGTTGTAAGTATATCCAAACCCTGGCATGTGTTTGACACGCCTGTCGGTAACGGATTTATACAATACAATAGTAAATAAATCTACGAAATGAAGCTTGCACGTAGAATGAAAAATTTCAATGTAATATGCTGTGAGGTAACCGCTTTAATAATCTCGGATGTATTCATTCCTTCCAGGAAGATGTAACAgactttaaacaaaaaagaagtgaagaatatattaaaatttcaCCCTGGACCTAGCGTCGATACATCTACCCATCTCAATGTCTTTTCTCGGATGAAAAAGGAATCCTTTCGCTTCCACAGGCGGACGGATTTCTTTAAGTGTGCGGTTCCGTGTGCAGGAAATCGGTGAAAGTTGCGAACACGGTTCTATTTAAAAGTTTCCATTCAAGTTGCATCACTTGCACGATCGTTTCGTCCTGGTGCCAAATGGATATGCTATTTGCAGATGAACCTTGCCACAATTTTTCCGCACCATCCCGTTGACAGGATCACGAATCCACCGTGCGTATCCGTCAATGGAAAAGTGCAGAAGGTTTCGTGCTCATTGGCGGCAAAGAATCAGACAAGAGAAAGTTTTCCTGCTGCTTCGTTTCGTTCCATGGTGGAACGTAATCATAATTTTTCTCTTTGCACTAGTGTGAGGGCAGTGCGGTTACGTGTGGGAATAAAGCAAACTCATAAAAAATCACGATATAGATCATGGTTCGCAAGAGGAAAGTGGGTGTGGTAAGGATTTAAGGAAtgagaatattatttttatccgTTCAACTATGAAGCAACCATCCATCGTCTCGATGGGTTGTGCAGATAGATCCGAGCGACTGCATCGTGCTAAGCAGAGAAAGATtgcttgattgttttatgGAACAAATCAATTTTGAAATTCCTTTATTGGAAAATCAAGCATGACGATCTGCAGAAACATTGGAGGTTGGAAGCCTGCTTAGCAATGTTGAAATTTATCGTATTTTATGTGTAATTGAGTTTTGAAAGTTATCCCAAGCTCTGAGTGCTTGGTTTGaacgctttgtttgttttattgctattGTGTTAAACTGAAACATTAGAGCCAATACAGTTTTTAGTTCTAGGGTAGGATAAATTTATTGACTCGAATAATAGAATTTCTAAACACGATTTGATTGTGCCCTACTCGAAATCAAAACTAAACTAAgaagttaaaacaaaataatgaaacttttttatttatcactgtattttttatttacaagtAGTATTTCATGATGGTGTTTTGCCTCTCACCATTATAATAATTATGAATAGCAATACTACATGTTCATTAGCAATGGCATGATAAATATATAAGTTACGCGCTAACACCTTCCATtaaaaaatagccaacaatATCGTAATGCATCCGAAACCGAATAATTGAGGTAAAATAATCATCAGACATCTGCCGTCTCCTTAAAATGTCAACTTGTTTGAGCTCCACACATTCCCTTTCTACTTCGTCTTTTCTATTTACACTCACTACACGTCTTGGCGAATGCGTAACTTGCCGGGTTAACCGGTGGCTTCGCACCACTGTTAATGCCAACGTCAAGGTAAGGCACCATGATGGGTACGTACACTAGCAGCGGCACCGGCTGCTGGATGTTGAGTAGCTCCAGCACCCGGTCACAGGTGTCTTTGGTGGAGGTATGGTTGCGGTCGGTTTCGATCAACATGTGAAGTGTATTGCTCACCTTCAGGACCATTTCGTTAAGCGATTGCATTTGTGCGAGCAGGTCCGCTGTGTTACGACCACTATCGTCACAGTTGCGATTGATCGGGAACACAAACCCATTGAACTGTGCAATTGAATTAGGATATTTTGGGCGCGGGGCAAATCGATCGTGACCACAGTTGGATGGAGGAGGGGTGGGAAGCGAATGGGGTTGATCTGGAACATGTATTATCGGTGGACTGGATGTTACCGGAGGATATGATGTCCTTGGCGGAACAGCAGTCTGCTTTAGAGCAGGGAAAGGTTCCTGTTGTGATGTGTGACTTTCAATATGTGCACGAGGAGTTGTCGGAGTTGTTAAAGGTATGGGGTGAGGTGTTGTAGATCGAAGACGATCATCATTTGCACGATGGATAGCTTCGTCAATACTCTGTTTATCTGCCGTACCATCGTTTGTTGCAGGTTTATTGTAATCAATGGAGACAGACTCACCAGAACTTGAGTGATTCGCTTGGTTTGATACTTCTACAACGGGTAGACTTGGTAAAATAGCTGCTCCTGAAAAACTTCCACTTCCGGAGTTGGTGTTATCCTGATTTTCACTGCCAGATCCTTCGTTATATTCAACTCCAGGTCTATGAGATGTACCTAGTCCATTAGATCCTCCAATCAATGATCCATCTTGAGGAATGTTAACTAGATGCTGCACAGGACCAACCGTTGTCGGTGGTGGTGTAATACTGACAATCTCATTTAATCGCCGGCAGGTTGAGGGAAGATATAGATCGTTCCAAGCGACAACCTTCTCATCCAGCTTACGTCCTTGAAGATCGGCATCCAGCTTATTACTGCAAGATGCAGAGTTCCTTAAATTGTCATTCAATCCATAAAAATGTGAGTCACTCGGAGTTTCAACTTACACACTGTTAGCTACACGATCGGTAAAAACTTTTGTCGGTTGATCCGGTGCCAGTAACCGGTAGCCTAATCGATCGGCGATGTAATAGACGAGGTGCTTTTCACCATCGGGATCGATGTATCCGTAGCAACCGTACGTTACATCATCCGGACCCTTGACCTTATGTTGAAACTGACTGTTTGTTCGCTCCACCTGATACCCGTAATTGAACTCATCTAtgcgtgaagaagaaaaaatggacGGTGGTGAGCACAATCAAAAGACGGTAATTAGGCGAGTGCTTGTTTTGTAAGCCTATTGTATGGTGAGTAGTTACTTTTGTCAAAGCTCTGCTCGTGGTACACTTCGGCGTCCTTCTGTTTGAGCTCAATATTGAACGTATCATCGCATACCGATACCGCGATCGTTACTGCAAAGAGCTACAAAGAAAACCGGCGACATCACCTTAGTTATTGATAGATCTGATCTGCTTTTCTTTGCACAAAAAATGCCGAAGAACTTGTCACTCACAACGGTTACACACACTGGCCGCATCTTTGCACGCACATTAACACCTTCGATTGACCGTGAAAAGCAGACGGTGCTCCAACCGATCTGTTGCTTAACTCGTTGTGAATTAGATAAGTATTTGAAAAGTGAACAACCCGCTGCCTATTAACACCGAACAGATGGTGACGTATTACGCATCGCATAGAAAGCAAATCAACGCGTAAAGAGTGAGAGTACTTTCGGTTATTTTTTCTGTCCCAATGATGAAGGTCACACTATTCGTTTAGGTGATGCACGTTCAACGGGTTTGGATGTACTGGGATGAGCTGCTTGATTTGACGTTGATTTTAAACCTTGCGACGATCGGCGCTCGAACCAAGTACGAAATGAATCAATATTTACGCAATTTTTGGCATACTTCTGTCCCTTTCCTTCCGTGAAACGTGTTTCTAGCAGAGGAGGCTATAGTATTTGATGTTTTTGGAGGGATTTTTGGACTCTTCACGTGGATTTGATGTTCTTAAGTCAGTTTGGATTGATCTAATTTCTGAACCGGATCTAGGCGCATGACGCGATACGATACGTTGAAGGACGAACTCGAAAGAATGTCGTCGGTTTGCATTGGACTGTTGACTTTGCAATTTAACTATTACGTTTGTTGCGATTTTGGTTCCTATTGACATAACCGTTTATCAAAACTTATTTGACATAGTAAAGGGGGGATACTGTAGTTTGAAGGAAGTATCCACAAAGCTTTATTttcgaaaaacaaattaaagcgAAGCAATCTTACATGTATGATTAATAATTAAAGAAGTGGTGACCTTTTATATTTCTTATCAATAAATTAGCCTCAAGTAACATTGTACATAaaccaatttttgttttgacaaatattttacgaATGACCATTACAATAAGCTGTCAAATTTAGTTACAAACAGCCTTAGTTCCTGCTCAAATTCTGCCATATTAGCACACGCAATACGAAATGGAAAGACAAGAGTAACTATTCCATTTCTTGATTTGTCATTTAAATCGCATTGCAGGGTTTGCATAAAAGATGTGGCATGATCACCAGCAAATGGACGCCAACATTCATTGGTACGGTCACTTTGAGAGCCAGACAGTGTCTCTATGATTGGATTTATCTGTGAACTCACAGGTTGATCGCTAGAACTGTCACTTTGTAAACCAGAGAGTGTCTCTGTAACTGGACTCATCTGTGAGCTCATAGGCTGATCATTAGAACTGTCACTTTGTAAACCAGAGAGTGACTCTATGACTGGACTTATCTGTGAACTCACAGCATGATCATTAGAACTGTCACTTTCCGAACTAGAGTGTGTTTCTATGACTGGATAATTCTCGGCGATCACAGGATATGCATCACTCTCAGAATGATCATAAGGCACAATGATGGATTTGACATCACTGGAAGCAGACTCCAAATTACTGCGACTACCATCAGACGACGTTTCAACCTGGTTGTTGATGAATGCAGCAGTATTTTGGGGATTGTCAGTGTCACCACGCAAACAAGCAGCTGGGAATGGGAGTTCTTGCCATCGTTTCAAAACAGGGTTTGAACCAGGAGCTGGATAGATGGTGGTTGGTTGTCCAGGTAGAACGGTACGGTAGCCAAACTGATCAGCAACGAAGAAGATTCTTTGCATGCCACCGCCAGCAGGATGGGTAAATCCGTAACACCCATACGTCACATTGTCCGGACTCTTGTACTTATGCTGGAACTGATCGTTAACATTTTTCACTTGATAGCCATATCTAAATTGATCTGTAAAGtgttaaatttgattttaattttcatactTTTAGCTTAAGTTATTGTTACCTAAGCTCTCTTACTTTCACTGTTCTGAATGGATTGATATAAATCAGCATCTGgactatttatttcaaatggAACAGCTTGCGAATACACCAAAATGGTTGAGACGATTAAAACTAGTACTGAAAATAGAGCCATGCTTCGAGAAGCTGGTTTTGGCATTGAACGCCAAGAATAGATCCACTTTCGAAGACTGATTCTTGTGAGAACATTGTGGTTcatttttatatcaattttgctcgaacaACCTTGGGTGATATTTTTGCCTAATTAGCAGCCTGGTTCTAACGGATACATTGTGAGAAATTCCACtgaattaaaagcaaaacaaaacgtctGAGACACGGATATGGGACATTCTTCGCTAATTAGTAGATCGTGAAGAGTTGCGCATTGTACCAAACAAGCTGATATTCTGCAAGAGAGTGCAATGGTATGAATAAGACGATGTGTAACCATATGATTCATTTGGTAAatgattgcaaaataattatgATGACCAGCGCATTAGTGACATAGTGCATTGAAGATTCGAAAACACtgagtgtttttatttacttaattCGAAATTATTTAGTTGTGTGTAGGTATCACATAAAGTAGTATGTGC
The Anopheles moucheti chromosome 2, idAnoMoucSN_F20_07, whole genome shotgun sequence genome window above contains:
- the LOC128299576 gene encoding uncharacterized protein LOC128299576, producing MGALGAIVLAILVRMAVGNTMEVHVKQPNAEVYHRQDMKRGEFDYGYHVQSVNNQFQHKVKGPDDVTYGCYGYVDPSNRKHLVYYVADRMGYRIIFPNRATKIFTAKLSDSLNKLDGAVKGKDYDEKVVQWNDLYMPESCFRLHEILEPAASNQSPAQVVPTQVPATSQVPVQPLPTKTVQTSGPGLPQPTQYTVPTTPRTLVDQTGGSSVDNANYDDYGQPQPSYDRIYVHNHGQRRLDEDFPDQNQAGVQQQRPQQPPQTWQGSLPDINPANINLDQFNGHVYPIHTASYELEGGVKTTTGQFSASQYNLNITQLLAQIEAVNSQVITLNMLLAGMANNPTAYSNANENSCRSVVQLLTTQKRTPQLVYVPILIPYTEGQYNINQPITPVRSDAYRGQQHSNQG
- the LOC128300825 gene encoding uncharacterized protein LOC128300825 codes for the protein QNNGDFIIKLFAVTIAVSVCDDTFNIELKQKDAEVYHEQSFDKNEFNYGYQVERTNSQFQHKVKGPDDVTYGCYGYIDPDGEKHLVYYIADRLGYRLLAPDQPTKVFTDRVANSVNKLDADLQGRKLDEKVVAWNDLYLPSTCRRLNEIVSITPPPTTVGPVQHLVNIPQDGSLIGGSNGLGTSHRPGVEYNEGSGSENQDNTNSGSGSFSGAAILPSLPVVEVSNQANHSSSGESVSIDYNKPATNDGTADKQSIDEAIHRANDDRLRSTTPHPIPLTTPTTPRAHIESHTSQQEPFPALKQTAVPPRTSYPPVTSSPPIIHVPDQPHSLPTPPPSNCGHDRFAPRPKYPNSIAQFNGFVFPINRNCDDSGRNTADLLAQMQSLNEMVLKVSNTLHMLIETDRNHTSTKDTCDRVLELLNIQQPVPLLVYVPIMVPYLDVGINSGAKPPVNPASYAFAKTCSECK